A region of the Fusobacterium sp. genome:
TTATTCGATTAAATATATCTAATATGAAGCTAAAATAATTAATATTTTTTATTTTTTCAACAAATTTATCAAATTATAATTTCCTAAGAAATAAAAAAGAAGCCATTAGCAAATGGCTTCCCAATTATTAATTTTGTAACGCTTTTTTAACTGCTGATCTTACAGCTCTACTTGATACAGTAGCCCCTGTAACCATATCTACATCAGATGTTTGATTATATATCATTGCTGGTATCATTTCATTTTCTACACCTTTAAATATCATTTCTGTTTCTTTTGATTCTACTGTTTTTATGCTGTCTATAAATCCATTCTTTACAACAACTTCAACAGTAACATCTCCATTATGACCTTTAGATGTAGCTTTATATGTTCCATCTTTATACTGAGCTTTTAATTCTGAATTAATTTTTATTATTGATTCAACTTTTTCAATTTTTTTATTTCCAATCAACTTGTTTTTCCCTATGTATTCAATTGATTGTTTTGCTGCTTGACGACCAAAGATAATTATATCAGCAACAGCATTTCCACCAAGTCTATTAGCACCATGTACTCCACCAGTTACTTCTCCAGCTGCATAAAGACCTTTTATTGCTTTATTATTTTTATCTAAAACTTCAGTTTTTGAATTAATTTTGATTCCTCCCATAGTATGATGAACTCCTGGTGCTACTGGAATTGCATAAAATGGCCCTTTTTCTAAAGTAAATTTCATTCCTGTTGTTCTTCCAAATTCTTCATCTTTCCCATTTTTTACATAACTATTCCATTTAGCTATTGACTCTTCTAACACTTTAGGATCTACAGAAATTTTTCCTGCAAGTTCTTTAATATCTTTTCCTGTTATTAATATACCTATCTGATTCATTTCTTCTACTGCCTTCATTCTTTCTCTAAGACCTTGATCAAATATTATATAAACATATTCTTCAGGCTGCTCAAGAATGACTGCTGAAAGTTTATCTCTAGTTTCCATTTCACTAATAAAACGTATTCCTTTTTTATTTACAAATATAGCTCCATTACCTCTTACAGATTCTGAAATAACTTCAGCTTTAGATTGTTCAACAGTTGGATTAGTCTGAATATATTCCATATCTACCAATTCTGCTCCTGCTTTCTCAGCCATTACTATTCCACTTCCATCTGCTCCTGGATGATTTGTAGTTATAAATCCTTTCAGATCCTTACGATATTTTGTATATAATTCTTCATTTGCAGCAAATCCACCAGTAGCTATTACAACAGCTTTAGAAGATATCTCAATCTCATTATTTCTAATCAAATCTTTAGCCTTTACTCCTTCAATTTTTCCATTATTTATTATGAGACTTTGTGCTTCAGTTCTATAAAAAACTCTTATATTTCTCTTTTCAACATTTTCAGCTAAAGTTTTAACAAGAACTCCACCTATACTTATTCCTCCAGTTGGTCTGTGCATACGAGGATTTTTTGCCCCTGCTCCTGCCCCTACATCATTTAAATCCATTCCTATTCCCTTTAACCATTCTACAGTATCTGCTGAATTTTCTGTAAAATACTTCACTACTTCAGGATTATTTATATCTTTTCCTCCCTTCATAGTATCTTCATAAAAATCTTTAACACTGTCTGTTATTTTCATTTCTTTTTGAGTAGAAGTTTCTGCAGCATTTAATCCACCCTTTGATCTTACTGTATTCCCACCAGGAAAAGCCATTTTTTCAAGTAAGATTACATTTGCTCCAGCATCAAAGGCTTCAATAGCAGCTGTCATCCCAGCTCCACCAGCACCTATTATTACTACATCAGTTTCATATTTCTGTATTTCCCCAAAAATAGTTGTACACAAAATTAAAATTCCAAAAATTATTCCTATTTTCTTCATACATCCTCCTCAATTTTTATTCTTATATTTTATAATACCATTATCTATCTTTTTGGTCAATATAAAAACTAATTTTTTAGAATATTTACATCTATTTCTTAATTTTTTATATAATTTAAAAAATAATTTACTTTTCTTTTAATATTCTATTCAATGTTCCTCTATCTATTCCCAATTTAACAGCTGTTTTTGTCTTATTATTGCTTTCCTCTTCAAGTATTTCTTCCACTATCTTTTTTTCTATTTCTCTAAGTGTCATATTTGAAAATTCATTCTTTCTCTTTTTAGTTTTTCCTAAAGGAAGAAGACTTAATATTTTATCATCTGAGAGTTTTAAATTTATTTTTAATACTACCACTCTTTTTATTATATTTTCCAGTTCTCTTACATTTCCTGGAAATGAATATTCAGATAATTTTTCCAATATATTTGTAAATCTTTCCACTTCAAAAAGATTCAAGCCAAGAAGTTCTTT
Encoded here:
- a CDS encoding flavocytochrome c, with product MKKIGIIFGILILCTTIFGEIQKYETDVVIIGAGGAGMTAAIEAFDAGANVILLEKMAFPGGNTVRSKGGLNAAETSTQKEMKITDSVKDFYEDTMKGGKDINNPEVVKYFTENSADTVEWLKGIGMDLNDVGAGAGAKNPRMHRPTGGISIGGVLVKTLAENVEKRNIRVFYRTEAQSLIINNGKIEGVKAKDLIRNNEIEISSKAVVIATGGFAANEELYTKYRKDLKGFITTNHPGADGSGIVMAEKAGAELVDMEYIQTNPTVEQSKAEVISESVRGNGAIFVNKKGIRFISEMETRDKLSAVILEQPEEYVYIIFDQGLRERMKAVEEMNQIGILITGKDIKELAGKISVDPKVLEESIAKWNSYVKNGKDEEFGRTTGMKFTLEKGPFYAIPVAPGVHHTMGGIKINSKTEVLDKNNKAIKGLYAAGEVTGGVHGANRLGGNAVADIIIFGRQAAKQSIEYIGKNKLIGNKKIEKVESIIKINSELKAQYKDGTYKATSKGHNGDVTVEVVVKNGFIDSIKTVESKETEMIFKGVENEMIPAMIYNQTSDVDMVTGATVSSRAVRSAVKKALQN